A genomic window from Candidatus Kouleothrix ribensis includes:
- a CDS encoding phage portal protein produces MAVRFDANADFLRLSSGIFDYNAGYTIMAWAYPVSNPAAQITLFSVAADGSNLDRLRSNSGGTTWSAQSIVGGTSVNTNGSSVSYGSWQHWALVRRDASNLDTYVNGVLDATSTQSVSGRSAAAQLDIGNTNSASAYFNGRVFAIKAWNVALTAAEIQEEMRTIRPVRLANLWGWWPGRPGSGERAKDYSGNGRSLTEGGTLTDEDAGPISWGARSGKRARPPGTQYSQTVAGTLTSTGELVRRTGKGLAGTLTSTGALIKRTGKDLVGTLTSSGGLVKRTGKGLVGTLTSSGALATARVYLKALGGTLTSSGALVKRTGKGLVGTLTSSGGLVKRTGKGLAGTLTSSGALATARVYLKALGGTLTSSGALAKRTGKGLVGTLTSSGGLAKRTGKGLGGTLTSSGALVKRTAKRMAGTLASSGTLVVSRIHVLARYVVDVLARRVRSAPGVFPWVRAVVRRVQYEAEAMALAEIAKDPDEVIDVAIDYSVLLDGDTITSSTWSVAGVTLASSSNTTTTASARISGGTLGGQTQGEKHGRDHGGADVRSPAGLCDAGAVMAPSRSRPRFFARLRYGIARMLLKAQSFSIVPSWFTQSVLQPAFRSLVRDGYQKSSAFFACISTLAFSFPEPPLYVYDAEGEEGQSMPMHGLRKLLRKPMPTMGEAEFKATVIVYLALGGNAYLHKLRNKAGQVIQLRPYHAGHITCVPGGENWISHYLYNPNGTGTVGVILDDLTRIEPNDIVHLKWPSVDPAQPWQSQPPILAAAAEVDADVEAIRYIFALLKNDAIPRTVVTVPAERPLDDEEVRRMKEQWRERYGGDNRGEVAILEAGATVARLGLNLQELAFDALVRIPETRIAAVLRVPPILVGLNSGLDKATYSNYAEARRAFTQDTLIPLWRLFESEIEADLLPEFPRDGGISVRHDLSRVASLQEDINGKWERVRKAYLAGLIKKNEGRRSIGYATEPNGDAYYTPPTAQLAQPAKRALPGDTSKVVVLLPDGRIVGLDDDAATTVESRGTPRRPAEQNAADLAPIEAKIERAMQRYLRAEYRKAAEGVRDAAKAGELDPAVIDQLGLDLGPEVRRIMHRFYPQVMKPAFEDAEIALDVTIGFDVESKEVQQVLSDLADLVTRITETTRNDIRALIGMQAAEGWSIEQLAKELMKAGVTASTVRATMIARTETAAAYSRGSLLAYELSGVVDSVEWMATIDDLTCEDCKALNGTITKLGKAFSDGTQFPPRHPNCRCTLIPLLKK; encoded by the coding sequence AGCTGGCAACATTGGGCGCTGGTGCGGCGGGACGCATCGAACCTGGACACGTACGTGAATGGCGTGCTCGATGCCACGAGCACCCAGTCGGTGAGCGGTCGCAGCGCGGCCGCGCAGCTGGATATTGGCAACACCAATAGCGCGAGCGCCTACTTCAACGGGCGTGTGTTCGCGATCAAGGCCTGGAATGTCGCCCTCACGGCCGCTGAGATCCAGGAAGAAATGCGCACCATCCGCCCGGTGCGACTTGCCAACCTCTGGGGCTGGTGGCCAGGGCGGCCAGGGAGTGGCGAGCGGGCGAAAGACTACAGCGGCAACGGGCGCAGTTTGACGGAGGGCGGAACCCTCACCGATGAGGACGCTGGGCCGATTAGCTGGGGGGCGCGGAGTGGCAAGCGCGCCCGACCGCCAGGCACGCAGTATAGCCAGACTGTGGCCGGCACCCTGACGAGCACGGGTGAATTGGTCAGGCGTACGGGCAAGGGCCTGGCCGGCACGCTGACGAGCACAGGGGCACTCATCAAACGCACGGGCAAGGACTTGGTTGGCACGCTCACCAGCAGCGGCGGGCTGGTCAAGCGCACGGGCAAGGGCCTGGTCGGCACGCTCACGAGCAGCGGGGCGTTAGCAACGGCGCGGGTCTACCTGAAAGCGCTCGGTGGCACGCTCACCAGCAGCGGGGCGCTGGTCAAGCGCACGGGCAAAGGCCTAGTTGGCACGCTCACGAGCAGCGGCGGGCTGGTCAAGCGCACGGGCAAGGGCCTGGCCGGCACGCTCACGAGCAGCGGGGCGTTAGCAACGGCGCGGGTCTACCTGAAAGCGCTCGGTGGCACGCTCACGAGCAGCGGGGCGCTGGCCAAGCGCACGGGTAAGGGCCTGGTCGGCACGCTCACGAGCAGCGGCGGGCTGGCCAAGCGCACGGGCAAAGGCCTAGGCGGCACGCTCACCAGCAGCGGGGCGCTAGTCAAGCGGACTGCGAAGCGCATGGCCGGCACATTGGCCAGCAGTGGCACATTGGTGGTGTCGCGCATCCATGTGCTGGCGCGGTATGTGGTAGATGTCCTGGCGCGACGTGTGCGATCCGCGCCGGGGGTATTTCCTTGGGTACGCGCAGTCGTTCGTCGCGTGCAGTATGAGGCAGAGGCTATGGCACTCGCAGAAATTGCCAAAGATCCGGATGAGGTGATTGATGTTGCCATTGACTATTCTGTCCTCCTCGATGGCGACACTATCACGTCATCGACGTGGTCGGTAGCCGGTGTCACGCTCGCATCGTCCTCAAACACCACCACCACCGCCTCTGCACGCATTAGCGGCGGCACCTTGGGGGGGCAAACACAAGGCGAAAAACACGGTCGTGACCACGGGGGGGCAGACGTTCGTTCGCCGGCTGGTCTTTGCGATGCAGGAGCTGTAATGGCACCATCACGCTCCCGACCACGATTCTTTGCCCGCCTGCGCTACGGCATTGCGCGGATGTTGCTCAAGGCGCAATCCTTCTCGATCGTGCCGAGCTGGTTCACGCAGTCAGTATTGCAGCCGGCGTTTCGCTCACTGGTGCGCGACGGCTACCAGAAGTCATCCGCCTTCTTTGCATGCATTAGTACGCTGGCGTTCAGCTTCCCCGAGCCGCCACTCTACGTCTATGATGCCGAGGGTGAGGAAGGGCAGTCCATGCCCATGCACGGCCTGCGCAAGCTCCTGCGCAAGCCCATGCCGACGATGGGCGAAGCTGAGTTCAAGGCGACGGTCATCGTCTACCTGGCGCTCGGCGGCAACGCGTACCTCCACAAGCTGCGGAACAAGGCCGGCCAAGTCATACAACTGCGGCCCTACCACGCTGGGCACATCACCTGCGTGCCTGGTGGCGAGAACTGGATCTCGCACTACCTGTACAACCCAAACGGTACCGGCACGGTCGGGGTTATCCTTGACGACCTGACGCGCATCGAGCCGAATGATATCGTGCATCTCAAGTGGCCCAGCGTCGATCCGGCCCAGCCCTGGCAGAGCCAGCCGCCGATCCTGGCCGCCGCCGCCGAGGTCGATGCGGATGTCGAGGCCATCCGCTACATCTTTGCGCTGCTCAAGAACGACGCCATCCCCCGCACGGTCGTGACCGTCCCGGCTGAGCGGCCGCTTGACGACGAGGAAGTGCGGCGGATGAAAGAACAGTGGCGGGAGCGCTACGGCGGTGACAACCGCGGCGAAGTGGCGATCCTCGAAGCCGGCGCCACCGTCGCACGCCTTGGGCTGAACCTCCAGGAGTTGGCGTTCGATGCGCTCGTGCGCATTCCAGAGACGCGCATCGCGGCGGTGCTGCGGGTGCCGCCGATCCTCGTTGGGCTGAATAGCGGGCTTGATAAGGCCACCTACAGCAACTACGCAGAGGCGCGGCGGGCCTTCACCCAAGACACACTCATCCCACTGTGGCGTCTCTTTGAGTCGGAAATCGAGGCCGATCTCCTGCCTGAGTTTCCGCGCGATGGCGGCATCAGCGTGCGGCACGATCTCTCGCGTGTCGCCTCGCTCCAAGAGGACATCAACGGCAAGTGGGAGCGGGTGCGCAAGGCCTACCTGGCCGGGCTTATCAAGAAAAACGAGGGCCGGCGCTCCATCGGCTACGCGACCGAGCCAAACGGCGACGCCTACTACACGCCGCCGACTGCTCAGCTTGCGCAGCCGGCCAAGCGTGCGCTCCCCGGCGATACCTCCAAGGTGGTGGTGCTGCTGCCGGATGGCCGGATTGTCGGGCTTGACGACGATGCGGCGACGACCGTCGAGTCGCGCGGCACGCCGCGCAGGCCTGCCGAGCAGAACGCCGCCGACCTCGCCCCAATTGAGGCCAAGATCGAGCGGGCGATGCAGCGCTACCTGCGCGCGGAGTACCGCAAGGCCGCCGAGGGCGTGCGCGACGCGGCGAAGGCCGGCGAGCTTGACCCGGCGGTGATCGACCAGCTGGGTCTTGACCTGGGGCCAGAGGTGCGGCGCATTATGCACCGCTTCTACCCGCAGGTGATGAAGCCGGCGTTTGAGGACGCCGAGATTGCGCTCGATGTGACCATCGGCTTCGATGTCGAGAGCAAAGAAGTGCAGCAGGTGCTCAGCGACCTGGCCGACCTGGTGACCCGCATCACCGAGACGACTCGCAACGATATTCGGGCGCTGATCGGGATGCAGGCGGCTGAGGGCTGGTCGATCGAGCAACTGGCGAAGGAGCTGATGAAGGCCGGCGTCACCGCATCGACCGTGCGCGCCACGATGATCGCCAGAACCGAGACCGCCGCCGCCTACTCGCGTGGCTCACTGCTGGCCTATGAGCTATCGGGTGTGGTCGACTCCGTGGAATGGATGGCCACCATCGATGATCTCACCTGCGAGGACTGCAAGGCGCTGAACGGCACCATCACGAAGCTGGGCAAGGCATTCAGCGACGGGACGCAGTTTCCACCTAGACATCCAAATTGCCGTTGCACGTTGATCCCGCTGCTGAAAAAGTAG
- a CDS encoding HK97 family phage prohead protease: MNRELKVGPTHVKKIDGNLVTGIAAVMGNLDSYDDRIWPGSFTKTLRERYGKIYHLWQHDFDCPPIAQITELREVGRDELPPVVLQEAPEAMGGLLVTREYLPTPRAAEVLENLKAGVPLQMSFAYDAIKYDFEEKPGAKYEWERIRNLREVRLYETSDVLWGANDATVAAKGAFPIEVLIKHLAGRELPLDIIVENLGTRELPIEMLVKNLGDRALDLSVLVSHIERQAKAGRRNAADDLERINTIGTLAVELGATSVALTATDEGATESDSSKASGSRAGAPPLTAAAYAYRLKAAERRLALR, encoded by the coding sequence ATGAACCGTGAACTCAAGGTCGGCCCCACGCACGTCAAGAAGATCGACGGCAACCTGGTCACCGGCATCGCGGCTGTTATGGGCAACCTCGACAGCTACGATGATCGGATCTGGCCTGGCTCATTCACCAAGACCCTGCGCGAGCGCTACGGCAAGATCTACCACCTCTGGCAGCACGACTTCGACTGCCCGCCGATCGCCCAGATCACCGAGCTGCGCGAGGTCGGGCGCGATGAGCTGCCGCCTGTCGTGCTGCAAGAGGCCCCCGAGGCAATGGGCGGCCTGCTCGTGACGCGGGAGTACCTTCCCACCCCCCGCGCCGCCGAGGTGCTCGAAAACCTCAAGGCCGGCGTGCCCCTCCAGATGAGCTTCGCCTACGACGCGATCAAATACGACTTTGAGGAGAAACCCGGCGCCAAGTATGAGTGGGAGCGCATCAGGAATCTGCGTGAAGTGCGCCTCTACGAGACATCCGATGTGCTCTGGGGCGCGAACGACGCGACCGTCGCCGCCAAGGGCGCGTTCCCGATTGAGGTGCTCATCAAGCACCTCGCCGGCCGCGAGCTGCCGCTCGATATCATCGTCGAGAATCTGGGCACGCGCGAGCTGCCGATCGAGATGCTGGTCAAGAACCTGGGCGATCGAGCACTCGACCTCTCGGTGCTGGTCAGCCATATCGAGCGCCAGGCCAAGGCTGGCCGTCGCAATGCGGCCGACGACCTGGAGCGCATCAACACCATTGGCACCCTCGCTGTCGAGCTAGGCGCCACCTCGGTCGCGCTGACAGCGACCGACGAGGGCGCAACCGAAAGCGACTCATCCAAGGCATCGGGCAGCCGAGCCGGCGCACCGCCACTCACTGCTGCGGCCTATGCATATCGGCTGAAGGCCGCAGAGCGACGGCTCGCGCTGCGGTAG
- a CDS encoding phage major capsid protein — protein sequence MLQAQIQAKYNEATEVYGRAKAILDEYDKKEMPAEKSTEVDTLFEQFDRLTGEAKRLEGAARREREMAEINTPQNGLDTPKGMPAPGQATQQNEDAAALKAWNRALKVGPRGLTNGELKALRADTDEAGGFLVAPKQVVTDLLKFVDDMVFIRTLATVYQLDKAESLGVIALDSDLNDATWTSEVATGNADTAEPFGGRELKPSPLAKRIKITRKLLRQSTINADALIRERLGVKFGYAEENGYLTGNGVNQPLGVYTLSNDGIGSARDTTAAAAAALAGDDFINTKFALKQAYWANARWLLSRPVLKATRKLKDSAGNYLWAPGLGPGGGLTSNLPPTLIDSPYDVSELAPSTIATGQYVAIIGDWKKGYWIAEALSLEIQVLTELYSETNEIGYIGRREVDGQPVLAEAFSRLKMA from the coding sequence ATGCTACAGGCACAGATCCAGGCGAAATACAACGAGGCCACCGAGGTCTATGGCCGTGCGAAGGCCATCCTCGACGAGTACGACAAGAAGGAGATGCCCGCTGAGAAGTCTACCGAGGTTGATACGCTCTTCGAGCAGTTCGACCGACTGACCGGCGAGGCCAAGCGCCTTGAGGGCGCGGCGCGGCGCGAGCGCGAGATGGCCGAGATCAATACGCCGCAGAATGGGCTGGATACGCCCAAGGGCATGCCCGCGCCGGGCCAAGCCACCCAGCAAAACGAGGACGCCGCAGCGCTCAAGGCGTGGAACCGGGCGCTCAAAGTCGGGCCGCGCGGCCTGACCAATGGCGAGCTCAAGGCACTCCGCGCCGACACCGACGAGGCCGGTGGATTCCTGGTGGCCCCCAAGCAGGTCGTGACCGACCTGCTGAAGTTCGTGGACGATATGGTGTTCATCCGCACGCTGGCCACCGTCTACCAGCTCGATAAGGCCGAGAGCCTGGGCGTGATCGCGCTCGACTCCGACCTGAACGACGCGACCTGGACCAGCGAGGTTGCGACGGGCAACGCTGATACGGCCGAACCCTTTGGTGGGCGCGAGCTGAAGCCCAGCCCGCTCGCGAAGCGCATCAAGATCACCCGCAAGCTTCTGCGCCAGTCGACCATCAACGCCGACGCGCTCATTCGTGAGCGCTTGGGCGTGAAGTTCGGCTACGCCGAGGAGAACGGCTACCTCACCGGCAATGGGGTCAACCAGCCGCTTGGCGTGTACACGCTCTCGAACGACGGCATCGGCAGTGCGCGCGATACCACGGCTGCTGCGGCGGCGGCGCTCGCCGGTGACGACTTCATTAATACCAAGTTCGCCCTGAAGCAGGCCTACTGGGCCAACGCGCGGTGGCTGCTCAGCCGGCCCGTGCTCAAGGCGACGCGCAAGCTCAAGGACTCGGCGGGTAACTACCTTTGGGCGCCGGGCCTCGGCCCAGGGGGCGGCCTGACCAGCAACCTGCCGCCGACGCTGATCGACTCGCCCTACGACGTGAGTGAGCTAGCGCCGAGCACCATCGCGACCGGCCAGTACGTGGCGATCATCGGCGACTGGAAGAAGGGCTACTGGATTGCCGAGGCGCTGAGTCTCGAGATTCAGGTGCTGACCGAGCTCTACTCGGAAACCAATGAAATCGGCTACATCGGCCGGCGCGAGGTCGATGGCCAGCCGGTGCTGGCCGAGGCCTTCTCGCGTCTGAAGATGGCCTAA
- a CDS encoding HK97 gp10 family phage protein, with product MSGVFHTFDLIVGILNPAHLQALQKEFLQRVVLTVEANVKAVTPVRTGHLRRSISGRVYKPTEGLIGTNVVYAPIVHRRNPYMEIGLHNSEGQISNFLAELGGKWLEQ from the coding sequence TTGAGCGGCGTCTTCCACACCTTCGACCTGATCGTCGGCATCCTCAACCCGGCGCACCTGCAGGCGCTCCAGAAAGAGTTCCTGCAGCGGGTGGTGCTGACGGTCGAGGCAAACGTGAAGGCGGTCACGCCCGTGCGCACCGGCCACCTGCGGCGCAGCATCAGCGGGCGGGTGTATAAGCCGACTGAGGGCCTGATCGGAACGAACGTAGTCTATGCGCCCATCGTGCATCGGCGCAACCCATATATGGAGATCGGCTTGCACAACAGCGAGGGGCAGATTTCCAACTTCCTGGCCGAGCTGGGCGGAAAGTGGCTTGAGCAATGA
- a CDS encoding phage tail tape measure protein has translation MNAKLLQLIIQLKDEASAALGKLQGTLSSVGGFLSGAFTAGVVGAGIAIAGLAAGSLTAAADFETATANFASVAGGSLAEAGFALDDVKSKALELGAVTQFSAGQAQDAMIALAKGGVPVVDIMGDATAAALDLAAAGSLELGPAADIVAKQLGVWANTGVNAAQVANLMAQAANASTIDVDELALGLANVGGVAKVSGVSFQDLNQTMALIAPGFASAADAGTSLKTFLLSLGGSSTSAIDAMKSLGLVSIDYAAIADDLGIAFDGTQKSAAALDEAILRTIDAQAGANRSTKEWKDAYAAFLQDFTTNAFYDQAGQMKDMGAVAQILQDSLAGLSEEEKTAALNAIFGSDAYRAAAFIAEAGASGFDAMGQAMTAAGTAAEQAAVKNKTFAFAWDSLKGSIETVRIIIVNALLPLLTDLTNTVLIPAVNGVMALASALTTSNDPWATFVGMLNSALPGLGSFVDFVATNVLPILSAIGAMILAAIVPAFWAWAAAAIPAAAATIAATLPLIAIISAIGLAVGLLVAAWQNNWFGIRDAVAGAWAYLQPVFQQVWAWLTTNIPIAITAAVATFWTIVAVVQAVASAIQTGFGMAVAWLSGAWLSISTSAAAAWGAIVGWVVGAATAIQATWAATVAWFSGIWISVSTTALAAWTAITTAVSSAIAIVGTIIQTGMSIVTTIALAAWNTLVFLTGLALGAPVRWSAHRWRRPLRR, from the coding sequence ATGAACGCCAAACTGCTTCAACTTATCATCCAGCTCAAGGACGAAGCCAGCGCTGCCCTTGGCAAGCTTCAAGGCACCCTCAGCAGTGTTGGCGGCTTCCTCTCTGGCGCATTCACCGCAGGAGTTGTCGGGGCTGGCATCGCCATCGCCGGCCTGGCGGCGGGATCCCTCACCGCCGCAGCCGACTTCGAAACCGCCACCGCAAACTTTGCCTCAGTCGCTGGCGGCTCCCTCGCAGAGGCGGGCTTCGCGCTCGACGATGTGAAATCCAAGGCGCTCGAGCTGGGCGCGGTAACGCAATTCTCAGCTGGCCAGGCACAAGATGCCATGATCGCCCTCGCAAAAGGCGGGGTGCCGGTTGTCGACATTATGGGCGATGCCACCGCCGCCGCGCTCGATCTGGCGGCCGCTGGCTCGCTCGAGCTTGGGCCGGCTGCGGACATCGTGGCCAAACAACTGGGGGTCTGGGCTAATACGGGCGTGAATGCGGCACAGGTTGCGAATCTGATGGCCCAGGCGGCAAACGCATCCACGATTGATGTGGATGAATTGGCACTGGGCCTGGCCAACGTCGGCGGAGTCGCCAAGGTCTCCGGCGTCTCGTTCCAGGATCTCAATCAAACTATGGCCCTTATCGCGCCGGGCTTTGCATCGGCGGCAGATGCGGGCACCTCACTGAAGACATTTTTGCTCTCGTTGGGAGGGAGCTCAACCAGTGCGATTGATGCCATGAAGTCGCTCGGGCTTGTCTCGATCGACTATGCGGCAATCGCAGACGACCTTGGCATTGCATTCGATGGTACCCAGAAGTCAGCGGCTGCGCTCGATGAGGCCATTCTCCGAACAATCGATGCGCAGGCGGGCGCGAATCGCAGTACCAAGGAATGGAAAGACGCCTATGCGGCGTTTCTGCAAGACTTCACCACCAATGCCTTTTATGACCAAGCAGGTCAGATGAAAGACATGGGTGCGGTAGCCCAGATTCTCCAAGATAGTCTTGCAGGCCTCTCTGAGGAGGAAAAAACGGCAGCGCTCAATGCCATTTTTGGGAGTGATGCGTATCGAGCTGCCGCATTTATCGCTGAGGCCGGGGCGAGCGGCTTCGACGCAATGGGCCAGGCGATGACAGCCGCCGGCACCGCTGCCGAGCAGGCGGCCGTCAAGAACAAAACCTTCGCGTTCGCCTGGGACTCGCTCAAGGGATCGATCGAGACGGTGCGGATCATTATTGTGAACGCCCTGCTCCCGCTGCTCACCGATCTCACCAACACTGTGCTCATCCCAGCGGTCAATGGCGTGATGGCGCTGGCGAGCGCGCTCACAACCTCAAACGACCCGTGGGCCACCTTCGTCGGCATGCTCAATAGTGCCCTGCCCGGTCTGGGGTCATTCGTTGACTTTGTCGCCACTAACGTCCTCCCCATCCTCTCCGCGATCGGGGCCATGATCCTGGCCGCCATCGTCCCAGCGTTCTGGGCCTGGGCGGCGGCGGCGATCCCTGCCGCTGCGGCGACCATTGCGGCCACCCTGCCGCTCATCGCCATCATCAGCGCGATCGGGCTTGCCGTGGGCTTGCTCGTCGCTGCCTGGCAAAACAACTGGTTCGGTATCCGCGATGCGGTGGCAGGTGCCTGGGCCTATCTCCAACCTGTCTTTCAACAAGTATGGGCCTGGCTCACCACGAACATTCCAATTGCGATTACGGCAGCAGTCGCCACGTTCTGGACGATCGTCGCCGTGGTTCAGGCGGTGGCCAGTGCGATTCAGACCGGCTTTGGCATGGCGGTCGCGTGGCTCAGTGGCGCGTGGCTGAGTATCAGCACGAGCGCCGCTGCCGCATGGGGGGCAATCGTCGGTTGGGTCGTCGGGGCCGCGACCGCAATACAAGCGACATGGGCCGCAACCGTAGCGTGGTTCAGCGGCATCTGGATAAGTGTCTCCACCACGGCGCTTGCGGCGTGGACGGCGATTACGACAGCGGTCAGCAGTGCTATTGCGATCGTCGGGACGATTATCCAAACCGGCATGAGCATTGTCACCACGATCGCGCTTGCGGCGTGGAATACGCTGGTGTTCCTCACCGGCCTTGCCCTGGGGGCGCCTGTGCGCTGGTCGGCCCACCGCTGGCGCAGGCCATTGCGGCGGTGA
- a CDS encoding GIY-YIG nuclease family protein yields MDMEQRGIYAIECRVNQYRYVGGTITSFKKRHKNHLSTLAHNNHHSPALQSDWNIYGADVFTFRILEVVDDKDLIPDREVYWMNELQPEYNGKYVAIGYGGKSSPERVPGKSVVWRQTISDELAAAIDARRGLLSRQEFTTNALAAALEQPTVAELQRQLAELRAQIARLIATPAQLDMLSF; encoded by the coding sequence ATGGATATGGAACAGCGCGGCATATACGCGATCGAGTGTCGGGTAAACCAGTATCGCTATGTCGGAGGAACGATCACATCGTTCAAAAAGCGGCACAAGAATCACCTGTCAACTCTGGCGCATAACAATCACCACTCGCCAGCACTGCAGTCCGACTGGAACATTTATGGTGCTGATGTATTTACCTTTCGTATCCTGGAGGTCGTTGACGACAAAGACCTGATCCCAGACCGTGAAGTTTACTGGATGAATGAGCTGCAGCCAGAGTATAACGGGAAGTACGTGGCTATCGGCTATGGCGGCAAAAGTTCGCCCGAGCGCGTACCTGGTAAATCTGTTGTATGGCGCCAGACCATTAGCGACGAGTTGGCCGCCGCGATCGACGCGCGGCGGGGGCTGCTGAGCCGCCAGGAGTTCACCACGAACGCGCTGGCGGCCGCGCTGGAGCAGCCGACCGTGGCCGAGTTGCAGCGCCAGCTGGCCGAGCTACGCGCGCAGATCGCGCGGCTGATTGCCACGCCAGCGCAGCTCGACATGTTATCGTTTTGA